The genome window AGTCGGCCATTCCATCAACACCACCACGAAAGAACTGACCGGTGCCATCACGGATGAGGCTGGCCTGCGCGCCAGCCTGGATGCTTCGCGTAAGCGTCTGCAACGGGACCGGATCGATCTGGTGTTGCTGCACCTGAACACGCTGGCCGTGGACGATGCGCGCCCGGTGTTCGACACGCTCACCAAGTTGCGCGACGAAGGCGCGGTCGGGGCGTTTGGCTGGTCCACCGACTACCCGGACAGCGCGCGCGCCTTCGCAGACCACCCCGGATTCGTTGCCGTTGAACACGCGATGAACGTGTTCTTTCGCGCCGAACATATGGTGCCTGCGGTCGAAAGGGCTGGGCTGGTCGGGCTGATCCGATCACCGCTGGCGATGGGCATTCTGGGCGGGCGCTATGACGCGACAACGCAGTTTGCCAAGGACGAGGTGCGCGGAACCGACGACGGCAAGAAGGCCTATTTCGCGGACGGGAAAATCGCGCCCGGCTTCCTGCGCCAACTCGACGCGGTGCGCGACATTTTGACCAGCGATGGGCGTTCGCTGGCGCAGGGCGCAATTGGCTGGCTATGGGCACGTAGCGACCGCGCGCTGCCGATCCCGGGATTTCGCACGCCTGAACAGGTCGCGGACCTCTGCGGTGCGCTGGACCACGGCCCGTTGAGCGATGCACAAATGTCCGAGGTCGAAGCCATCCTCGACCGCCCCGACGAAGGCCCGCCAACCGCGCGCTAAGATCCGCGATTCGGGATCGGGTCAAGGAGGCCGCAAGGCCCTGCGCGAACGCGCAGCTTGTCCTTGACGCGGTCACGACTCGCACCCAGCCTTGACAAGGCGCGTTCAGGGCAGACCTGCCCCTGAACCGCCTCTCAGCATTCCGGCACCCTGTTCATAATGCAGCGCCCGATGATTTGCGCCGCGCGACAGCGCCGCGCACCCAAGTGCCGGGCCCGCCCCGGCGGCGCGGGTGCGCGTTTTGCTTGACGTCGCGCGCGCGCCTGTCACAACCGGGGCCCATGGCAACCGGAATACTCACCATCGACCTCGACGCCGTCGCTGCCAACTGGCGGGCGCTGAATTCCGCGACAGCGGTTGAAACCGCCGCCGTGGTAAAGGCGGATGGCTATGGCCTGGGCGCGCCGGAAATGGCGACGACGCTGGCGCGCGCTGGGGCGCGCAGGTTTTTCGTCGCCACCGCAGAAGAAGGCGCGCTGATCCGCACCGCCCTTGGCCCGATGCCCGAGGTTTTTGTCTTCTCGGGGCATATGGCCGGCGACACCGGGGCGATCCGCGATCTGAAGCTGACGCCGCTGCTGAATTCCATTGAACAGATGACCCTGCATTTCGAAGCGCTGCACGGCCACCCCTTCGGCATCCAACTGGACAGCGGCATGAACCGCCTTGGCCTGGAGCCCGCCGAATGGGTCGCCGCGCGTGACCTGATCCTGCCGCAGAACCCCGCCCTGGTGATGAGCCACCTTGCCTGCGCGGACGAGGCGGATCATCCGATGAACGCCGCCCAACTCAAAACCTTCCGCGACATGACCGACGGGATCAGCGCGCCACGCTCGCTGGCGGCCACGGGGGGCATCTTGCTTGGCCCGGCCTATCACTTTGACCTGACCCGCCCCGGCGTTGGCCTGTATGGCGGCCTGCCGTTTGACGCAGCACAGCCCGTCGTTGGCCTGTCATTGCCCGTTATCCAGACCCGTACACTGCACGCGGGCGAAACCGTTGGTTATGGCGGCACCTGGGAAGCGCCGCATCCGGCGCGTATCGCCACCGTTTCGGGCGGCTATGCGGATGGGCTGCTGCGCGCAGCTGGCGGCACCGGGTTGCTGTTCCACAAGGGCCGCCCTTGCCAGATCGCAGGCCGTGTTTCGATGGATCTGATCGGCGTGGATGTCACGCATCTGACCGAGATACCCCAAGCGCTCGACATTCTCGGGCCCGATCAGACGGTTGACGATCTGGCCGAGGCTGCCGGGACCATCGGTTATGAAATCCTCACCTTGCTGGGCGCGCGGTATCACCGGACTTATCTGGGCGGCGTGGCATGAGCGTTCTGTCACCCGTTGCCGCAGTGGGGCGCTCCACGCTGGACCTGATCGCCGCCATCGGGCGCGTCACACTGTTCGCGGCGACCACCCTGCTGAACCTGTTCCGTCCACCGTTCTACTGGCGCGAGTTTCTGTCGGCGCTGATGACGATCGGCTATTTCAGCTTGCCGGTCGTCGGTCTGACCACGCTGTTCACTGGCGGCGCGCTGGCGCTGCAGATCTTTGCCGGAAGCGCGCGTTTTTCTGCCGAGGCGGTGGTCCCCCAGATCGTCGCCATCGGCATGGTGCGCGAACTTGGGCCGGTGCTGGTGGGGCTGATGATCGCGGCGCGGGTCACCTCAAGCATCGCTGCCGAAATTGCCACCATGAAGGTGACCGAGCAGATCGACGCGCTGGTCACGCTCAGCACCGATCCGATGCGCTATCTGACCCTGCCGCGCGTGCTGGCCGCGACGCTTGTGGTGCCGTTGCTGGTGGCGGTGGGCGACACCATCGGCATTTTCGGCGGCTATCTGGTCGGCACCGGGCGGCTGGGTTTCAATGCTGCCGCCTATCTGACCAACACCGTCGATTTTCTGGAACAGGCCGACATCGTTAGCAGCCTGGCGAAAGGCGCGGCCTTCGGCTTCATCGCCGCACTGATGGGATGTTATTTCGGCATGCGTAGCGGGCGCGGCGCGCAGGGCGTGGGCCGGGCAACAAAATCTGCCGTTGTGGCCGCCAGCGTGTTGATATTGGCGGCAAATTACGTGCTGACCGAGGTGTTCTTTTCGGCATGATCACGCTCTCTCACCTCCATAAGGCCTTCGGGTCCAACCAGGTTCTGCGCGGCGTTGAACTGGATGTCGCCAAGGGCGAAAGTGTCGTGGTGATCGGCGGGTCGGGTACCGGCAAATCGGTGCTGTTGAAATGCATCCTTGGTCTTGTGCAGCCCGATTCCGGTACGATCCTTGTCGACGGTGCAGATGCGACCAAAGGCGACCGAGAGGCCTTTCTGGCGCGCTTCGGGATGCTGTTTCAGGGCGGCGCGCTGTTTGACAGCCTGTCGGTCTGGCAGAATGTCGCCTTCCGTCTGACCCGTGGTGCGTTGAAACGCCCGAAGGACGAAGCACGCGCCATCGCGATCGAGAAACTGCGCCGGGTCGGTCTGGGCGAAAAGGTCGCTGATCTTTACCCTGCCGAACTCTCAGGCGGGATGCAGAAACGGGTCAGCCTGGCCCGCGCCATCGCAGCCGAGCCCGAGATCATCTTTTTTGACGAACCCACCACTGGCCTCGACCCGATCATGGCCGGTGTCATCAACGACCTGATCCGCGAAATCGTGACCGAGATGGGCGCAACAGCCGTGACCATCACCCATGACATGTCGTCAGTGCGG of Paracoccaceae bacterium contains these proteins:
- a CDS encoding aldo/keto reductase, giving the protein MTHLFSNYTTPTLGLGCWAIGGPFFTGGRAVGWGEVDDATSQRAIALAVERGIRLFDTAQAYGTGHSETVLGRVLKAHPEVAIATKVGHSINTTTKELTGAITDEAGLRASLDASRKRLQRDRIDLVLLHLNTLAVDDARPVFDTLTKLRDEGAVGAFGWSTDYPDSARAFADHPGFVAVEHAMNVFFRAEHMVPAVERAGLVGLIRSPLAMGILGGRYDATTQFAKDEVRGTDDGKKAYFADGKIAPGFLRQLDAVRDILTSDGRSLAQGAIGWLWARSDRALPIPGFRTPEQVADLCGALDHGPLSDAQMSEVEAILDRPDEGPPTAR
- the alr gene encoding alanine racemase, whose translation is MATGILTIDLDAVAANWRALNSATAVETAAVVKADGYGLGAPEMATTLARAGARRFFVATAEEGALIRTALGPMPEVFVFSGHMAGDTGAIRDLKLTPLLNSIEQMTLHFEALHGHPFGIQLDSGMNRLGLEPAEWVAARDLILPQNPALVMSHLACADEADHPMNAAQLKTFRDMTDGISAPRSLAATGGILLGPAYHFDLTRPGVGLYGGLPFDAAQPVVGLSLPVIQTRTLHAGETVGYGGTWEAPHPARIATVSGGYADGLLRAAGGTGLLFHKGRPCQIAGRVSMDLIGVDVTHLTEIPQALDILGPDQTVDDLAEAAGTIGYEILTLLGARYHRTYLGGVA
- a CDS encoding MlaE family lipid ABC transporter permease subunit, translating into MSVLSPVAAVGRSTLDLIAAIGRVTLFAATTLLNLFRPPFYWREFLSALMTIGYFSLPVVGLTTLFTGGALALQIFAGSARFSAEAVVPQIVAIGMVRELGPVLVGLMIAARVTSSIAAEIATMKVTEQIDALVTLSTDPMRYLTLPRVLAATLVVPLLVAVGDTIGIFGGYLVGTGRLGFNAAAYLTNTVDFLEQADIVSSLAKGAAFGFIAALMGCYFGMRSGRGAQGVGRATKSAVVAASVLILAANYVLTEVFFSA
- a CDS encoding ATP-binding cassette domain-containing protein, with the translated sequence MITLSHLHKAFGSNQVLRGVELDVAKGESVVVIGGSGTGKSVLLKCILGLVQPDSGTILVDGADATKGDREAFLARFGMLFQGGALFDSLSVWQNVAFRLTRGALKRPKDEARAIAIEKLRRVGLGEKVADLYPAELSGGMQKRVSLARAIAAEPEIIFFDEPTTGLDPIMAGVINDLIREIVTEMGATAVTITHDMSSVRAIADRVAMLHDGVIKWAGPVSKLDDSGDPFVEQFVTGRAEGPIATLR